ggttttgcatttttttgcaatacaaataataatttaataatattaccccaaaaaaataagaacattttgaaatatttatctCTTAGTTTTTATACAAATTTAAGTAATTAACCATTATAAATAAAGTTTAATTTAATCTAATATATTATTATCTGATTAAATTCATTTCTAATGTTATTTATGAAAATATATGCTATGTCGATGTAATAAAATGTAATATACCTACGTCatcaaatatttataaaaaaaaaacttgtttatacctaaaatacgtaaaaaaaaagtaatttcttaattattaattaattaattcttagTTTAACCATTTATCATTACATCATTCATTCATTTGCAACGGCAAGTCCGCACAACAATATTACCTACCGGTCGTACCcatcattatttttatttcttaccatttttaattaaaattttcggCAATTTTatttcaaaggaaaaaaaaaaaaagaagagaaatttTTAAGGAATATCACCAAAAAGCAAAAACCCTGTGTGTGTTTTGAGCTTTTCCGAACACGAGCCTTGATCTACGCCCATGGCTACCACCAATGGTTCTTCTCCGGTaacttctattcttcttctccttcttccaaTCCCTTTCCCTTTCTATATCCCTATTCTTCTATGTTTCAAAATTGGTTCTTGTTTGTGTTACTGAGCTGAATTGCAATGCCACAGCGAGCTGCTGAAAACACAGAGAACAGCTTAGAGAAGATCAAGCGTCAACTTGCTTCAGGTTCTGGCAGAAACTTGTTGCAGGGTCCTCTTCTCAAGCGATCTGAAACCGTAAGCTGAAATTGCTTTCTCCTTATTCATATTTTCCGTACTTTGTTTGCTGTCTCTCAATTTTGATCACCAATTGTTTGTTAAAATTTCTGTTTGGTAATTTCATGTTATGATCCTTTTCATTGGTACCCATTTACTTGATAATAGTTATTTTTCTCAATTCTAGTTTAAAGTTCCAATTTTTCCTTGGATACACAGGTGATTCACTTTTCATGTGTGTTTCAGAGTTTCATTATGTGATTCATTGAGTTCCATGATTGATATTTTCAGAAAATATTCATGCTGTTTTACTTAGGATGCTTAAGTACTGCATATTGAATTGATATTTGCTGTGTTTGCAGCTGAGAAAATGGAACGAGCGTTGGGTAATCTTGGATCCAACAACTGGGAGAATGGAATACAAGTATGTGTATTATGATATATGTACTTTTCTTTGTCAGgcttaaaaaaattatggatAGTAATGTTCTACAATGTTTTGCTTGGATTTTAGGTTAAGAAGAAATGAGCCAACTGTTAAGGGAACAATTATATTTGATGCCAATAGCACAATTACTGTATCTCCTGTGAATTTCCAGTAAGATTATTGTCTTTAAGATTGGCCTGTgtttaataatttcttttttatgaaattcttctGGACTAAGTTTGTTTGTGATGCTCACTGACAATGTATTCATTTGTTTGTGTTTCAGTGGGCTACCAAAGTATGATGGGTGCTGCTTTTGTATCCTTTTTTTCCCAATTTTTTCCATCACTTTTATTAGCACTTAAGAATCATATATGCTAACAAACGAACCAAAAATTGCCTACTTGTTACCTCTTTAACTGTCTCCAAAAGATATTGGAACACCACAGAAAAAGGATTACTTCCTCTGTGCAGAGACTCCTGGTGCAGCTAGAGCATGGGTGTCGACTTTACAGTAAGTTTAATCATCACAcgtccccccccccccccccccttcccTCCTTTCTTCTCATCTCTTTGGGCGTCCAAGTTGAGTAGAGTATGAtcttattaatattatattggTGTGCAATATGTTTCTGTCTATGGTTAAGTTCTTTGTTGTTGGTACAATATCTTCTGATCTATTTCATTATCTGACATCAGGGCAACACAGTTAGTTCTAAAAGCGCATAAAGAAGCTGTGAATTCCTTAAGTGGGAGTGGTTCTACAAAATTAGGAACTGTTGCAACAGTTGTTGCTGCAGCAAATTCAACGGCCTTGGAATGTTCTAAAGAAATTGAAGCAGCAATGCAGATTTCTCTCAGAAATGCTCTAGGAATGATGTCAACAAAGCCTACTGATGGTCCTATGGATGATTTAACAATCATGAAGGTACAATTTAATCCTGGTTCCTTTCATCTTTCTAGGCTCCACTCCATAATTAAACTTTGTAAAGTTACATGTACAAGTGACTATATACTATGTATTTTATCTTGTTTATATCTCACAAAGATACAAAAGAATTCCATAAACCCTGCTAGCTATGCTTTTAGGTTTCTCTCCGattttttcattgttttcttTTGGTTTGGAGGACACTTTTCATAGCTTTTGAttcattaaattttataaagtttTGAATCCATTTTAAATTCATATATTTGTTTCTATTAGATGGTTAATCTCTATTACCCCCTTTCTTAATTTATCCAATTTCTCCCTTCATCCTGGAATAGACTTAGCTTCATCATTGATAGGGCAATTAAGAGATGGGTGAAGGATAAAGTTACATTTCACAATAAAGAAAACCTTAATAAAAGGAAGAAGTTAGAACATGTCTACGGTTGTGGCAAGATAGATACTGTAGTTGATCAGGAGAAAGTATTAGACTGGGGTGGAAAGAAAAGAGcgaaaaaagttttttttttttttttttttggggatGGGGGTGGGGGTTGATACGGAAGATTGGTTGATTTCACGACAAACATTTGAAAGGAGTATGCATGGTGAATATAATAGAGAAGGgaaaattttgatttgaaaaagattttgtcCCCGTGTAttattgtcttttttttttttttatatatatatgagattCTTTATTGCTTTTGATTTGGTTCTGAAGATGGTACACTACTCTATAGGAAACACTAAGAGTCAAGGATGAAGAGCTGCAGAATCTGGCCCGTGACCTACGTGCACGTGATTCAACTATAAGAGATATAGCTGATAAACTATCTGAAACTGCTGAAGCGGCAGAGGCAGCAGCATCTGCTGCTTATACTATGGATGAGCATCGGAGAATTGCTTGTGTGGAAATTGAGCGATTGAAAAAAGATTTAGAGAAGCAACAGGAGTTGTCTGCGCAGAAGGTATACCATTATGCTAGTCCATTTGAAAATTGTTCGTATCGTTTTACCCACTTCTTTTATTTGCAGCTTGAAATTTGAGTTACTGTTAGTAAATGCTTTGGACAAGTAGCCCGTAGCATTTACTTGCAATGAAATTGTCTGAGTGATCAAtttgtctttaatttttattatagcTAAAGGAGTATGAGGAAAAGATTACGGGATTAAGCAAAGAAAGAGAGCAGTTAATCAAGCAGACAGAGGCAGCTATTCAGGAGGCAAATATGTGGCGTTCTGAGCTGGCCAAAGCTAGAGAGCATGACGTAATCTTAGAAGCAGCCGTAGTAAGGGCAGAAGAAAAGGTTAGAGTTGCAGAGGCAAATGCCGAAGCTAGGATAAAGGAGGCTGCACAGAGAGAAGCAGCAGCAACAAAAGAGAAGCAGGAGCTCCTAGCGTATGTGAACATATTAAAAGAACAACTTCAAAggttcatttttcttttcttatttcttccATCGCATGAAATGCTTTTAATTAGGTTTTACAAGTATGCTTTCGTTTTCTGACCTAACCTAAAACATACACGGAGATATTACACATCAATACTCGAGAGAAACAGGGAATTGAAATGAAATTTTGGAtagtttgtttatttgttttgtcGAGTTCAATTACTTGGATATGTATATCCAGCTATGAAATGTGCAGCTGTCATGAAAATGAAGTTGACAATGGCCAATGTAACAGGCAACACATTGATACAACTGAAGTTGAGAAGACAGAAGCATGCTCAGATACAAAGCACGTTGACCCGACAGACGAGAATGTGGATAAAGCATGCCTAAGTGTTTCCAGAGCGACTCCCATCCCCACAGAGAATGTAGTTCACATGGCAACCGATCAAGTAAATATTCGACCAGTTGAGGACAGTGAATGGAGCGATATTCAGGCAACAGAGGCAAGGGTAGCCGATGTAAGGGAAGTAGCACCAGAAACTGATGGAAGCAGCTTAGATATTCCTGTGGTTAGCCAACCAGGTGCGAATCATCATCATGAACAAGGATTAGGCTCTTTCCATCAGCCATGATGTTCGCGCATGCATacacaaaaaattttcaccTGTAGGGAATGTAATTATATCATTTGTTGGATGAGCGTGTAAACATAATTATTGAttttcagttgactaatctgtTATATGACCTTCCCTTAAAGTGGATACCTTTTCTGATGTAATCGGATTTGGATGTATACAAAATCTGACTTGTAAACTCTCCTAGTCCTAGATATGTACCATTTGTTCATCAACAAATAGAGCAATTTCCAAAACAGTTCAATTCAACTGTGCTTTAACAAATATTGAAGAATTGAATAATTATAAAAAGGGCCAGAAGGTGGTTTTATCCTTATGATTCCAATCTTCCCAAAATTCACCCCTTTTATGACTCATATTATCAAAATGGTCTTGCATGGCTATGAGGTAGCTTTCTGCTACAGTAAGTTAATGAACAATTGATTAGTTGTTTTAAAGGTGGCAATAGCTGCACTGTACATCATAGGAATAATTCTAGTTTTTGCAAATTCCTAAAATGACAGACAACTTGGTTTCTTTGTCATGTCTCTAAATAGCAGACAACAATGACTATGGCTTTCCACAAACTATGATCAACTATACAAATCAAGGAACATCATTTGGACTAATGGGTTCAGTCAAATCCCATATTCTTTGTGTTGAAATTTCATTTTGTATATTGCATTCTTTTCAAAACTAAAGATATTTTGACCACAACATTGTAAAAGGGCAGTGATTTACAACTaagatttggattttgaaatttaaaaagtgGTTATTAGTAAACTAAACCAGGAGTGTATTAGGTATaaataaaactatatatgtatatattaaattaGCAAAAGAACCAAGTGTATGTGAACAATGTCAAAACAAAACTGAAGGcctatttttcatacaaacatACTCTATCAAACTTTCTCACTTCAACCCCAAGAAAAGAATTTGGGGTTAGAGTAAGATAGATATACATAATAGTAATACATGTCACTATTATtggtagtagtagtagtagtagtgtAGTTTTAAGAAGCTAAATACCCTAATAATAATACCCTctcaaaatatatatttaattacaaTCATAGATAAACCTTAGAATTATTAGGGTCAGTGGCAAACTCAACCACAGATCTAAGATCATCCCAATTCTCATTTGCAAACAAGTAATCCTCCACAACATGGTGCTGGTTCCATGATGAgtatgatgatgatgacaaaGCAGTAGTAGTAATTGTTGTTGGAGCTTGTTGATGATGATGTATTGATGAATGGTCTAAGAAAAAGTTGTTGTTCCTTTCATCAACATGTCCAATAACAAGAGGCTTCCTTTCACATTGTTGAATCCCCATAGTGTTAGTGAAAGTCAAGAATTG
The Arachis stenosperma cultivar V10309 chromosome 7, arast.V10309.gnm1.PFL2, whole genome shotgun sequence genome window above contains:
- the LOC130940566 gene encoding uncharacterized protein LOC130940566 codes for the protein MATTNGSSPRAAENTENSLEKIKRQLASGSGRNLLQGPLLKRSETLRKWNERWVILDPTTGRMEYKLRRNEPTVKGTIIFDANSTITVSPVNFHGLPKYDGCCFYIGTPQKKDYFLCAETPGAARAWVSTLQATQLVLKAHKEAVNSLSGSGSTKLGTVATVVAAANSTALECSKEIEAAMQISLRNALGMMSTKPTDGPMDDLTIMKETLRVKDEELQNLARDLRARDSTIRDIADKLSETAEAAEAAASAAYTMDEHRRIACVEIERLKKDLEKQQELSAQKLKEYEEKITGLSKEREQLIKQTEAAIQEANMWRSELAKAREHDVILEAAVVRAEEKVRVAEANAEARIKEAAQREAAATKEKQELLAYVNILKEQLQRQHIDTTEVEKTEACSDTKHVDPTDENVDKACLSVSRATPIPTENVVHMATDQVNIRPVEDSEWSDIQATEARVADVREVAPETDGSSLDIPVVSQPGANHHHEQGLGSFHQP